CGTGAGTACTGAACCGATCTGGTTACATCCATTGGCCATTGCAACCCCTTTTATCGGCGTTGCTTTCTCTTGGTTTTATTTTAAAGAATATCGGAGCAAAGCGCCTGTTAATTTAATTGAACCAACAAGTAAATGGAGTGAATTTTGTAGAAAGGGCTTAGGTTTTGATGGTTTATATCAAACCCTGTTGGTCAATCCATTTTGCTTTATCGCCAATTTAAATCGCAAAGATATATTTGATCAATTATTGATGTTTTTCGCATGGTATTCAAAATTGTGCCATGACGCTTTGTCTGGACTGCAAAACGGACAAGCACGTTGGTTTGCCGCCAGTATTGGTCTTGCGGCATTATTTTTAGTTGGAGTATTCTTATTATGATCATCTCGTCATTAATGCTTCTACTGCTGCTTGGTGGTATCTTCGCTTGGTTCTTGGACAGTAAATTCGACAATAGTGCTCGTTGGATAGCATTAGCTGCAACATCTTCTAGCCTATTGTTCTTTATTGTTTTTCTTGCGAACAGTGAATTGAATTTTGCTCAACTAAATACGCTACAAAGAGTGTCATGGATATCATTTTTAAACATCGAGTATGCAATTGGCATTGATTATTTAAGTGTGTTGATGATTTTGTTAACTTTGGCGTTGAGTATTATTTGCGTATTAGTGTCTTGGCAGGAAATTCAAGATAAACGGGGTTTTTATTATTTTAATCTTTTAGCGTCTATCGCGGGTATCATCGGCGTTTTTAGCGCAGTAGATCTATTCTTGTTTTTCTTTTTTTGGGAAGTCATGCTATTGCCAATGACTGCTCTAATCGCCGTTTGGGGTCATGAGAATAGAATATTCGCGGCGATTAAGTTTTTTATTTTTACTCAAGTGAGTAGTTTATTGATGCTCACGGCGATTATTGCCATGGCATATTCACATGTAACTATCACAGGCCAACTCAGCTTTTACTATCAAGACTGGCTCAGTATGGAACTGCCACAGAATATTGCGCGCTGGTTAATGTTAGGTTTTTTTATTGCTTTTGCGGTGAAGCTACCATCTATCCCTGTTCACAGTTGGTTACCCGATGCTCATACACAAGCCCCTACGGCAGGTAGTGTATTACTGGCAGGGGTTCTGTTGAAAACTGGAGCCTATGGCTTAATACGTTTCGTTATTTTCTTATTTCCTGACGCCAGTCAGTGGTTTGCATTTATTGCGGTGCCATTGGGAGCATTCAGTGTGATATATGGAGCCAAATTAGCTTTTGCTCAACGTGACATCAAACGAATGGTGGCTTATAGCAGTATTAGTCACATGGGTTTTGTTATGTTAGCGCTATTTAGCTTTAACGCCTTAGCATACAAAGGGGCAATTATAACTTTAGTGGCTCACGGACTAAGCAGTGCGGCACTGTTTTCATTAGCAGGGATGATATATTCACGCATCCACTCGAGAGACTTGTCTGCAATGGGAGGGTTCTGGCATGGTGCGCCTAGGTTAGGTGGATTTGCCTTAGTGTTTGCATCAGCTGCTTTTGGATTACCTGGTCTTGCAAATTTTATTGGTGAATTTTTATCTCTGGTCGGCGCGTTCAAGCAATTCCCTCTTTATACTGCGATTGCTGCCTTAGGATTAATTGGCTCTGCAATATATGGCATGGTGTTGTTTCAATCATCGTTTCACGGGCCAACAAAAGTGGAAATTACTGACATTAATTCTCGTGAACTAACGGTAAATGCCTGTTTATTTTTACTTTTATTATTACTTGGGCTATTTCCTGAACTCGTTTTGAAGCAACTCCCAACACTGGCAAGCGCTTGGGGTGAGCCCCTTGTCGCAATTGGTAAAGGAGTATCATTATGTTAAATCAAATATTAGCACTTTCTCCGCAGCTTATCATTGCGCTTGCTATTACCTTTATGTTGCTATTAATCGCAATGAAGAGAACACAACGTATTATTCAAATATATACCTGCTTGGCCTTAGGGCTAGCAACAATACAATGTTTTAATCTGCTTGGCATTGAAACGACGCAAGTCACTATATTGCTTTCGGTTAGTACCATGGGAATATATGCGCAGATATTGGTTTACTTATCTGGCTTAATGGTTGCCAGTTTAAGTTATAAATTTTTGATGTATCAAGTTGAAGTGCACGATGAGTTTTATTTGTTGATATTGCTCGCGATATTGGGCGCCAGTGTTTTAGTGGTCTCGGATCATTTTGCTGCAGTTTTCTTAGGGTTTGAAATATTAAGTATTTCCCTTGTTGGCTTGGTAGGCTATTGCAGAGAAGGGGACCTAGCGATTGAGTCGAGCTTTAAATACCTCATTTTAAGTGCGGTCGCTTCGAGCTTTATGTTGCTTGGCATAGCGTTCATTTATGGGGAGTTGGGCTCTTTGTCATTTAGCAGCGCCATAAGTCCTGAACACACATTCTCAAATTTTTATTATGCGGGCATGTTGTTGTTTTTATTAGGTGTTGCATTCAAATTAGCGTTAGCGCCTCTGCATTTATGGGTAGCTGATGTGTACCAAGGTGCTCATACGTTAGTCACCTTGTTTATGGCAACAGTCACTAAGGTCGCCATGTTTATCGTGCTCTTGACGGTAATAACGAGTTTCTCAATTTTTCAAGAGGCTATTTTCATCAAAATGCTCGTATTTATTTCTGTGCTGTCTATGATTATCGGTAATTTTCTTGCTTTACGTCAGTCGGATGTTAAACGCCTATTGGCGTATTCTTCAATCGCACATATGGGCTATATACTCGTTGTTGTTGTTATCACAAACACCGATGCGATAGTATTTGCTAAACAAAGTGCCTTGGTGTATTTGTTTGCTTATGTGCTCGCCAGTATGTCCGTGTTTTATGTTGTTTTTCAGTTCAATTATCGTTACCTAAATGAAGACGTCACTCGTGTTGATGACTTCAAAGGATTGTTTTGGAAAGACAGGCCGTTAGCATTGCTAACACTTGTAGGCTTGTTGAGTTTAGCAGGCATTCCTCTATCAGCCGGATTTATAGGAAAGTTTTATTTATTTTCTCACGCGGTATTAGCTAACCAATGGATTTTGATAGGCGGTATGGTTGTAGGAAGCGGAATCGGTCTATTTTACTACCTGACATTGATCATTAATTTGTTTTCAGCGGTCGATAAATATCAAACACTTGATAATGCAAAGCAAGTTGTTGAAGATATGAAACTGCCTCAATCAACAGGCTTAGTTACCAATAACTATTCGTTAAATTTCGTTGTAACTCTAATTATTTTAGGTTTGGCGATTGGTCTTTACCCTGATGTTTTACTCAAATTAATTGCCTTAACTTAGAGCCCTTTTTTAAGCCGTCATTGACTCTTTACCTCATTTATCTTCCCAATAAATAGTATGTTTGACTAATGTAATTGGCGAAACATGCTAATGCTTTATAGATAATTAATCTAAGTAATTGAATTTATTAGTTATAAATTAGTGGCGCGATACTTGATACTAAGCACATAATGAATCATAAATAAGAAAAACACGGATTTTAAAATGAGATTAACGAAATGTTTAGTACCGGCAGTACTTTTTACACTGCTTTCAGGTTGTGTGGTTATTGCTAAACCGTCAACAGCCAATGTGCATCTGCAACGGGAGCTTACTATTGAGGTAAACGATATTGTTAAGTTAGATATCGATGCGGGAGCGGGTGAATTACGTATTATCGGGAGTGATACAGCTTCTGATATTTCAGTAAAAGCAGATATTTATACAGCTAAAGAAGGTAGCAATAGTTTTGAATTAAGCTTAGATAGCGATCATACCAAGGCTTATTTAATATCCAAACTTAACACATCTGGTTTTTGGGTTGGCAATTCTCCACGAATAGATCTTGTAGTTACTTTGCCAAAGCACCTTGCTCTTGATGTTACCGATGGCTCTGGTGATTTATGGATCAAAAACATTGATGGTAGTGTTGAGTTAGATGACGCTTCAGGTCGCGCAACATTGGCTAATATTGGTGCAAACCTTGCGATTGAAGACGGCTCAGGTGCGTTAATTGTTTCTGATATTGAAGGAATGCTAGTTATTGACGATGCTTCGGGTGATTTGAATGTTACTAACATTAACGGTGATGTAACAATTGAAGACGGGTCAGGCGCGATGAGTGTCGACAATATTGGTGGTCAGGTGTCAATTGTTGATGCCTCAGGTGATATGACGGTAAACCAAGTGATAGGAAACGTTGAAATTAAAGATGGCTCTGGCGAGCTAGAGGTTAATAACGTTAATGGTACTGTGGATATCGATGATGCCTCAGGCAACATGCTTGTTAAAAATATTACAGGTAAGGTTACGGTCAACGATGGATCAGGCGACATACATGTAGTCAAAGCAGGAGGGCTCAGTATTATTGAAGCTGGCTCCGGAGATTTAAAAGTACAACAAGTGAAAGGTGAATTTGAAATAGGGAGTTGAAAAAACTAGACCAAACTCGTAGTG
This window of the Thalassotalea atypica genome carries:
- a CDS encoding complex I subunit 4 family protein, with protein sequence MIISSLMLLLLLGGIFAWFLDSKFDNSARWIALAATSSSLLFFIVFLANSELNFAQLNTLQRVSWISFLNIEYAIGIDYLSVLMILLTLALSIICVLVSWQEIQDKRGFYYFNLLASIAGIIGVFSAVDLFLFFFFWEVMLLPMTALIAVWGHENRIFAAIKFFIFTQVSSLLMLTAIIAMAYSHVTITGQLSFYYQDWLSMELPQNIARWLMLGFFIAFAVKLPSIPVHSWLPDAHTQAPTAGSVLLAGVLLKTGAYGLIRFVIFLFPDASQWFAFIAVPLGAFSVIYGAKLAFAQRDIKRMVAYSSISHMGFVMLALFSFNALAYKGAIITLVAHGLSSAALFSLAGMIYSRIHSRDLSAMGGFWHGAPRLGGFALVFASAAFGLPGLANFIGEFLSLVGAFKQFPLYTAIAALGLIGSAIYGMVLFQSSFHGPTKVEITDINSRELTVNACLFLLLLLLGLFPELVLKQLPTLASAWGEPLVAIGKGVSLC
- a CDS encoding NADH-quinone oxidoreductase subunit N → MLNQILALSPQLIIALAITFMLLLIAMKRTQRIIQIYTCLALGLATIQCFNLLGIETTQVTILLSVSTMGIYAQILVYLSGLMVASLSYKFLMYQVEVHDEFYLLILLAILGASVLVVSDHFAAVFLGFEILSISLVGLVGYCREGDLAIESSFKYLILSAVASSFMLLGIAFIYGELGSLSFSSAISPEHTFSNFYYAGMLLFLLGVAFKLALAPLHLWVADVYQGAHTLVTLFMATVTKVAMFIVLLTVITSFSIFQEAIFIKMLVFISVLSMIIGNFLALRQSDVKRLLAYSSIAHMGYILVVVVITNTDAIVFAKQSALVYLFAYVLASMSVFYVVFQFNYRYLNEDVTRVDDFKGLFWKDRPLALLTLVGLLSLAGIPLSAGFIGKFYLFSHAVLANQWILIGGMVVGSGIGLFYYLTLIINLFSAVDKYQTLDNAKQVVEDMKLPQSTGLVTNNYSLNFVVTLIILGLAIGLYPDVLLKLIALT